In Besnoitia besnoiti strain Bb-Ger1 chromosome IX, whole genome shotgun sequence, a single genomic region encodes these proteins:
- a CDS encoding adapter-related protein (encoded by transcript BESB_014910) has translation MNAAGSNVSREFFHLIKAIGEARSKQEEDRIVANEIATLKTKLNEPNLSTHKMQELLIRSLYVELLGHDASFAHFQAVKMTNQANNIKAKRLGYLACNLFLSEDNELMLLLINTIQKDLVSPNILNVQSALHCVTRLLTPEMLPALLPSLSSLLQHSHAAVRKKAVMAVHKVLDLKEREFERKALQASKLARRSAAPRGDGEELEESEIMDGLRDKMRRALCDADPSVMAVSLHVIHRLAAKNVTAWRDLVPSLVSILKQIIDRKLPRDYDYHRVPAPWIQIKILSLLATLAAGDQRASEEVYELLQEVMRRADAAGVNVGYAVIYECVRTVAALYPYPKLLDIAGCSISRFISADNNNLRYVGVTGLAAVVQVSPKYAAQHQLVVVDCLEDSDDTLKRKTLDLLVKITNPVNVAVIVEKLLGHLRATADAHLRTNLIQKIITLAERYSPDPRWFLETILCVLEISGPALPAAPASSGAAASPGGCTRLSGGAAGGNLAAGLCYSTAYALLQLIAEGPTEDEASDRAFREFAVNEMTELLERKKHVIPDVLMQAVTWVLGEFGCYCSLPGHTGENIIDLLASCVERSYDDPTTQAWIISAVMKLCVFYGRCTLGASLRPDEESSGKLQKARGLPAALLQVLQKQQRQLATAPEVQERCFRGLLLLHLVPWPVLRHIFPFDASTEDVQVDPNLPFLDEPVAPALNFAPYAPPRAPSTAVVGAAAGGVGGALSPPTGLNGAGSSAGLARAEAGADEKGGFQVQGPRRWGPTGYQSVAAVSAAAAPPGPEPAPLPVSAHPMVSPEGGLSTQQSSSPVAGSAWRALTARELTAAALFSGTSAATPPQLPRYSPPRGASTTGSGGSASPSRRDASAAGSLDRKRLSPVWGAPGRGAGRDDDEDAASAEPLRLADDARAGGGGRGGSVDLLGLDSPNTAANGERRREVRGRELSGSPENASLMDVLSLDFNREEIEDDSHEEAERAQRCVASLLPLQTTTAEVGERWPSLPCETSLALPCVSASGVTRSCPDFLTHVVQKAIPLHVVEVIGDEAIAAARTPLGGDGVVYVHLKVKDQTASFIIKASTSQPAPAAPFGMSARSQSRVEGANHRRLFAPEWLIEGGGRRPSPPPPPPPPPARLVSEMYCEGERWRSGIWKVSEGVQHVAHISHPLSCLLSAVQT, from the exons ATGAACGCCGCGGGGTCGAACGTGAGCAGGGAGTTCTTCCACCTCATAAAAGCCATTGGAGAGGCCAGATCGAAGCAG GAGGAGGACAGAATCGTCGCCAACGAGATCGCGACTCTGAAAACGAAGCTCAATGAGCCGAACCTCTCCACG caCAAGATGCAGGAACTCCTCATTCGGAGTTTGTACGTCGAGCTGCTGGGGCACGACGCCTCCTTTGCGCACTTCCAAGCCGTGAAGATGACAAATCAGGCAAACAACATCAAGGCGAAGCGACTTG GGTATTTGGCCTGCAATCTCTTTCTCAGCGAAGACAACGAGCTGATGCTCCTGCTGATCAACACGATTCAGAAG gATCTCGTGTCTCCGAACATTCTGAACGTCCAGTCGGCGCTGCACTGCGTGACGCGTTTGCTGACGCCGGAGATGCttccggcgctgctgccgtcgctctcctcgctgctgcagcactcGCACGCGGCTGTGCGTAAGAAGGCGGTGATGGCAGTGCACAAGGTTCTCGACTTGAAGGAGCGCGAATTTgagcggaaggcgctgcaggcctccaagctcgcgcggcgctcggcggcgcccaggggcgacggcgaggaactGGAAGAGAGCGAAATCATGGACGGGCTGCGCGACAAGAtgcggcgcgccctctgcgacgccgaccCCTCCGTCATGGCCGTCTCCCTGCACGTCATCCAccgtctcgccgcgaagAACGTCACCGCCTGGAGAGACCTCGTCCCCTCTCTTGTCTCCATCCTCAAACAAATCATAGATCGCAAACTCCCCAGAGACTACGACTACCACCGCGTCCCTGCACCGTGGATCCAa ATCAAAAtcctctcgctgctggcgacgctGGCTGCAGGGGATCAGCGCGCGTCGGAGGAAGTCTACGAGCTGCTGCAAGAGGtcatgcgccgcgcggacgcggccggCGTGAACGTCGGCTACGCGGTCATCTACGAGTGCGTCCgcaccgtcgccgcgctctaCCCGTACCCGAAGCTCCTCGACATCGCCGGCTGCAGCATCAGCCGCTTCATCTCCGCAGACAACAACAACTTGCGCTACGTCGGCGTCACGGggctcgctgccgtcgtGCAG GTCTCGCCCAAGTACGCGGCGCAGCACCAGCTGGTCGTGGTGGACTGCCTggaggacagcgacgacACGCTAAAGCGGAAGACACTCGACTTGCTTGTGAAGATCACCAACCCCGTCAACGTCGCAGTCATCGTGGAGAAGCTTTTGGGCCAtctgcgcgcgacggccgacGCGCATCTGCGGACGAATCTGATTCAGAAAATCATCACGCTTGCCGAGAG GTATTCACCGGACCCGCGTTGGTTCCTCGAGACGATCCTGTGCGTGTTGGAGATCAGCGGACCGGCGcttccggcggcgcccgcgagctcgggcgcggcggcgagtccAGGGGGTTGCACCAGGctctctggcggcgcggcggggggcaaCCTGGCAGCTGGCCTGTGCTACTCGACCGCGtatgcgctgctgcagctcatCGCGGAGGGTCCGACTGAGGACGAGGCGTCTGACCGCGCGTTCCGCGAATTCGCCGTCAACGAGATGACTGAGCTGCTTGAGCGGAAAAAGCACGTCATCCCCGACGTCCTCATGCAG GCGGTGACTTGGGTGCTGGGCGAGTTCGGCTGCTACTGCTCCCTCCCGGGTCACACCGGGGAAAACATCATCGATCTTCTCGCATCCTGCGTCGAACG GTCTTACGACGACCCCACCACGCAGGCGTGGATCATTTCGGCGGTGATGAAGCTCTGCGTGTTTTACGGCCGCTGCACGCTGGGCGCGTCGTTGCGCCCGGACGAGGAGTCGAGCGGGAAGCTACAgaaggcccgcggcctccctgCCGCCTTGTTGCAGGTGCttcagaagcagcagcgccaaCTCGCCACCGCGCCCGAAGTGCAGGAACGCTGCTTTCGCGGCCTGCTCCTGCTCCACCTCGTTCCATGGCCAGTGCTCAG gCACATCTTCCCGTTTGACGCCTCCACCGAAGACGTTCAGGTCGACCCGAACTTGCCGTTCCTTGAC GAGCCTGTGGCGCCGGCCCTGAATTTCGCGCCgtacgcgcctccgcgggcacCATCGACCGCGGTCGTtggagccgcagcgggcggcgtcggcggggcCCTGTCCCCGCCCACGGGCTTGAACGGTGCGGGGTCGTCAGCAGGCcttgcgcgcgccgaggcgggtGCAGACGAGAAGGGAGGTTTTCAGGTTCAAG ggccgcggcggtgGGGGCCCACGGGCTACCAGTCTGTGGctgcagtctccgcggcggccgcgcctccgggGCCCGAGCCGGCGCCCCTCCCCGTGTCCGCGCATCCCATGGTGAGTCCGGAGGGGGGTTTGTCGACGCAgcagtcttcctcgccggTCGCGGGGAGCGCATGGCGGGCGCTTACGGCGCGGGAGttgaccgcggcggcgctgttCAGCGGGACGTCGGCAGCcactccgccgcagctgccgaggtactccccgccgcgcggcgcgtcgacgACCGGCAGTGGCGGATCTGCGTCGCCCAgccggcgcgacgcgagcgcggcggggagTCTCGACAGGAAGCGACTCTCGCCCGTGTGGGGGGCCccgggccgcggcgcagggcgcgacgacgacgaggatgccgcgtcggcggagCCGTTGAGgctcgcggacgacgcacgcgctggaggtggcggccgcggcggctcggtGGACTTGCTCGGGCTCGACTCGCCGAACACCGCGGCgaacggcgagcggcggcgcgaggtgCGAGGCCGGGAGTTGTCGGGGAGTCCAGAGAACGCGTCGCTGATGGACGTCCTGTCGCTTGATTTCAACCGAGAGGAGATCGAAGACGACTCCCatgaagaagcggagagagcgcagagatGCGTCGCCAGTCTCCTTCCGCTGCAGACAACCACGGCAGAG GTCGGCGAGCGCTGGCCGTCGCTGCCTTGCGAGACTTCCCTGGCGCttccctgcgtctccgcctcgggcGTCACGCGATCTTGCCCCGACTTCCTCACCCACGTCGTCCAG AAAGCAATTCCTCTGCACGTCGTCGAGGTCATCGGGGACGAAGCGattgctgcggcgcggacgccctTGGGCGGGGATGGTgtggtgtacgtacacctcaAGGTGAAGGACCAGACGGCGTCATTCATCATCAAGGCCTCGACGTCGCA GCCCgcacccgcggcgccgttcgGCATGTCTGCGCGGTCGCAGTCTCGCGTTGAGGGAGCGAACCACAGGAGGCTGTTTGCGCCTGAATGGCTTATcgaaggcggagggaggcgcccttcccccccccccccccccccgccccccccagcGAGGTTGGTATCGGAGATGTactgcgagggcgagcggtGGCGCAGCGGCATATGGAAAGTTTCAGAGGGCGTGCAGCATGTGGCGCACATTTCGCATCCGCTGAGTTGTCTGTTGTCTGCTGTTCAAACGTAG
- a CDS encoding hypothetical protein (encoded by transcript BESB_014920), which yields MVQLQGVAETKDPKSQATAPYRGRKRGDASAVGCKEKRTRRAREGRWSRARRSGNRRERQRKHKETVESRRRSKERTAGEGKKLKKRKESFYTERGEDARDKSCSELHLAGDLAARRGRVSRPRKNANETKTVALKAGFLLPKIAWRRSGKIPVLHELPTTRLEDRGDEDKVLPREKEAARARRRNEVERRCVTRLRQPRSENDWDDGCRQQLRSKTGQFARTRRHAGGGAYDIFTQKREESSSF from the coding sequence ATGGTACAGCTGCAGGGAGTCGCGGAGACCAAAGACCCCAAGAGTCAGGCGACAGCTCCGTacagagggaggaagagggGAGATGCAAGCGCGGTGGGCTGCAAAGAGAAACGAACAAGGCGAGCCAGAGAGGGGCGCTGGAGCAGAGCGCGGCGGTCAGGAAATcgccgagagagacaaagaaaaCACAAGGAGACTGTTGAaagccggaggcgaagcaaaGAGCGGACGGCGGGAGAGGGAAAGAAGTtgaagaaaagaaaggaaAGTTTTTACACCgaaagaggcgaagacgcgcgagacaagAGCTGCTCAGAGCTGCACCTGGCCGGTgacctcgcggcgaggcgcgggcgagtaTCGAGACCGAGAAAAAACGCTAACGAGACGAAAACTGTCGCCCTTAAGGCAGGCTTTCTTCTGCCAAAGATCGCGTGGCGCCGGAGCGGAAAAATTCCAGTTTTACACGAGCTGCCCACGACAAGGTTGGAagaccgcggcgacgaagacaaGGTGCTgccgagagaaaaagaagcggcgcgagcgagaaggagaaacgAAGTGGAGAGGCGATGTGTGACGCGTCTTCGCCAGCCAAGAAGCGAAAACGATTGGGACGACGGCTGCAGACAACAGCTTCGCTCGAAGACCGGGCAGTTTGCGAGGACAAGAAGGCACGCTGGCGGCGGTGCCTACGACATTTTtacgcagaaaagagaggagTCCTCATCCTTTTGA